The Geoalkalibacter subterraneus genome contains the following window.
GACGGCTCTTTCAGTTTTGACGATCTCACCGGTGAAAAATCCGACGCTGAAAATGCCGAAACTGCTGAACCGCAGCCGGCGGATTCAAGCGACGGGGGCGGGGCGCCCATTAACCTGCTGGTTTCGACGGTACGTCTCAGCGGCGGCGAGCTTCTGTTCATCGACCGCATGATCAACGCGGAAGCGCCCTACCGCTACCAGATAGATGAACTCGATGTGGCCGCTCGCGATCTTTCTCTCAATCGCGCCTTCCCCTTTGAAGTGTCCTGTCGCCTCAACGGTTCGCAGCTGGCTGTGGACGGTCAAGCCGACATCGGCAGGCAGCAGGGTCAAGCCAGTATTGAATTGAAGGATTTTGACGTCAGCGGGTTCGCTCCCTATTTTCGGGATCAGCTCCCCGGCAAGTTGGGTGGCCTGAAAATCGACCTTGACCTGGATGCAGAAGGGGGGATGGAGAAAGTCGTCTCCAAGGGGAGCGTGACTCTCAAGGAACTTGATCTGGTGCTCGATGATCTCAAGGACGCGCCGCTGCGCGACGCGACAATCCGGCTGGACTACGATGTGGCAGCGGACCTTGCCGCCGATCGGGTGGATCTGGCAAGCAGCCGTCTCGATTTCAATGGCATCGTAGCCGAGGCATCAGGGACGATCGCTTCAATGACCACCCAACCCAAACTTGATCTCAACCTGCTTGTTCCCGGCATTGATCTGCGGCAGGCGCTCAACGCGGTCCCTGCCGAGCTGGTGAAAGATGTAAAGCCCCTCGATCCAGCCGGTGTCGTCAAGGTGCAGGCCGCCCTGGCGGGAACTCTCGAAGATCCCATGAAGCTTCTGCGCACCGCAAAAATCACCCTCGATGATGTGCAGGCGACTGCCGGCGGGCAGCGCCCTGTGATCGCCGGTGAAATCGAGATTGAGGGCGACAAGCTCAGCTCGCGCGATCTTTTTATGAAGATTGGCGACAACCGGGCCGATATCGCTCTGCAGGCGGAAAACCTGTTCGGCACCCCGATCCGGGTGAAAAACAGTGTGACTTCCGAGCGCTTCCTGATCGATCCCCTGCTGGCCGGTCCTGCCGCGGCGGCTGCGGCAGACGATAACAAGTCAATCGGCACGGAAGGAAAAAAAGCGCCGGCTGAAGAAATCGGGCCTTTCGATATTCCTGTGCAGGCTGAAGGAACGGTGAAGATCGCCGAGGCGCTCTACAAGGGGCTTTCCATCAACAATTTCGATATGGCGTACCGCCTGGTCGACAACGTTTTCACCATCGATAAAATGACCGGTGAGATGGCCGGCGGAACCTTCAACAACACAGCCCGGGTCGATCTGAGGCAGAAAGGCCTTGTCTATCAAACCAATATCGACGTGGAGCGGCTCGGAGCCGATTCCTTCATGCAGGCTTTTTTTCCCAAGGCGCGGGGTACGGTTTTCGGCGATCTGTCCCTGGATCTGGCGATGCAGGGCAAGGGAACTCTGGTCGAGACAATTAAGAGGAACATCTCCGGCAAGGGGGATTTCGCCCTTTTTGACGGCCGTATTACAGGCTCCGGCCTTGTCGAAGGATTGTCGCAGTTTCTCTCCCTTGACGAGTTGAAGGAAATCCAGGTCGGCCAGGCCAAGGGGAATATCGTCATCGAGCAGGGCAGGGTGAAGCTCAACAGCTCCTTCACCGGTGATCGCGTCAAGGCCAGCCCGCAGGGCACCATCGGCCTTGACGGCGGACTCGATCTCAGCCTGAACGCACTGCTCGCCCCGGCACTGGCGCAGAAACTCGACAGCAAAGGGCAGATCTCCAGTTTTCTTGCCGATGAAGAAGGGTGGACCCAGTTGCCCTTGAAAGTGGCCGGCACGTTCACCTCACCCCGCTTTGCTCTTGATACGTCCGGTGTCCAAGAACAGGTCAAGCAGAAAGCCCGGGAGGAAATCGAGAAGAAGGTTTTCGAAAAACTGCTTCCCAAGGATGGAGCGGAAGGGGAGCAGGATTCCGGGCGGCAACAGCTGAAAGATGCGGTGAAAGGCCTTTTCGGCCGTTAAACATTACCGTGCCGGACTTGACAGCCTCAATGGCACCGTTAAAGTTTTCGGATACAGTCAAGATTCCAGCAGAAGCGAGGTGTAAAGAATGAACGTTTTTGACTTTGCCATGAAAATGGAAACGGACGCGGAAACCTATTATAAAAAACTGGCCGAACAGTCACAGGTCGAGGGGATCAAAAATATTTTTCTTGATCTGGCGGCCGATGAGAAAAAACACCATGAAATGTTTCAGACGCTTAAAGACCGAACCGGAAATACGGCCATGGAAGAGAGTGCAGCCCTGGAGAACGCCCGCAACGCATTCTCCCGGATGCTCGAACAGAAGCCGTCTGCAGATCAGCTGCAGGGCGATCTTGAGGCCTATCGTCATGCCATGAAGATGGAAGCCGAGGGTGCCCGGGTTTATGAAAAGGCCCTGGCCGAGGAAACTGATCCTGAGGTCAAGACTCTGCTCGAGCGCATCATCAAGGAGGAACAGAAGCATTTCAATATCGTTGAGAACGTTTACAATTTCGCCAATGCACCCAACGAACATCTGGCCTGGGCGG
Protein-coding sequences here:
- a CDS encoding AsmA family protein yields the protein MNKFVKIGAIIVAVLLVLVVAVAILAKVLITPERVRSTVLPIAEDALGREVQLGDIEVSILSGISLKDLAVKEKDGGENFVSADEVVLRYKFWPLFLLQVMVDEVRLENPRIRVVRMEDGSFSFDDLTGEKSDAENAETAEPQPADSSDGGGAPINLLVSTVRLSGGELLFIDRMINAEAPYRYQIDELDVAARDLSLNRAFPFEVSCRLNGSQLAVDGQADIGRQQGQASIELKDFDVSGFAPYFRDQLPGKLGGLKIDLDLDAEGGMEKVVSKGSVTLKELDLVLDDLKDAPLRDATIRLDYDVAADLAADRVDLASSRLDFNGIVAEASGTIASMTTQPKLDLNLLVPGIDLRQALNAVPAELVKDVKPLDPAGVVKVQAALAGTLEDPMKLLRTAKITLDDVQATAGGQRPVIAGEIEIEGDKLSSRDLFMKIGDNRADIALQAENLFGTPIRVKNSVTSERFLIDPLLAGPAAAAAADDNKSIGTEGKKAPAEEIGPFDIPVQAEGTVKIAEALYKGLSINNFDMAYRLVDNVFTIDKMTGEMAGGTFNNTARVDLRQKGLVYQTNIDVERLGADSFMQAFFPKARGTVFGDLSLDLAMQGKGTLVETIKRNISGKGDFALFDGRITGSGLVEGLSQFLSLDELKEIQVGQAKGNIVIEQGRVKLNSSFTGDRVKASPQGTIGLDGGLDLSLNALLAPALAQKLDSKGQISSFLADEEGWTQLPLKVAGTFTSPRFALDTSGVQEQVKQKAREEIEKKVFEKLLPKDGAEGEQDSGRQQLKDAVKGLFGR
- a CDS encoding ferritin-like domain-containing protein, which gives rise to MNVFDFAMKMETDAETYYKKLAEQSQVEGIKNIFLDLAADEKKHHEMFQTLKDRTGNTAMEESAALENARNAFSRMLEQKPSADQLQGDLEAYRHAMKMEAEGARVYEKALAEETDPEVKTLLERIIKEEQKHFNIVENVYNFANAPNEHLAWAEFSNLEEFRNFGRDVGA